A window of Fibrobacter sp. UBA4297 contains these coding sequences:
- the nadB gene encoding L-aspartate oxidase: protein MYDILVLGAGISGLSAALHAAEKGFHVVILTKGAKPDGSSNYAQGGIATVTEKSDKFEFHIADTLEAGAGLCKKEPVNILTKSGPSTIKQLVKWGVQFTPSPEDKSQFDLHLEGGHSHHRILHAADLTGKEIMRALLCELHKQKNIDYLENCYIKDLICEGDGKNKRCVGAKIIHQKTGEVESIYAKATILSTGGAGRIWQYTVCPPDSCGDGMAIAARAGAALQDIEFMQFHPTSLYAPKFKKPFLISEAVRGFGGILKNDKGEEFMNQVHPLHSLAPRDIVARAIHSEMQRLGKDHMFIDLSGRTPKDIKSHFPHIYSKCMDAGIDITKEWIPVVPAAHYMCGGVLVDTWSRTEIKGLYACGEVAATGVHGANRLASNSLLESVVFAIRAVDDIEKSGITKDKFTAPKSKKETVSFTKAAYWKKRKKMLQDMMWTHCGIVRTVAGLNQGLKVIEELQKDVDTAIKNKETENLHYLEFLNALQVSKMILIAALRRKESRGLHYILDYPNQDPKTKHQSIYLSDKK from the coding sequence ATGTACGATATTTTGGTTCTGGGTGCCGGCATTTCTGGATTGAGCGCAGCTCTCCACGCGGCAGAAAAAGGTTTCCACGTAGTTATCCTGACCAAAGGAGCAAAGCCGGACGGATCGTCCAACTACGCCCAGGGCGGAATCGCTACTGTTACCGAAAAGTCCGACAAGTTTGAATTCCACATTGCAGACACGCTCGAAGCAGGCGCAGGCCTCTGCAAAAAGGAACCGGTCAACATCCTTACCAAGAGCGGTCCTTCGACCATCAAGCAGCTCGTAAAGTGGGGCGTCCAGTTCACACCGTCGCCCGAGGATAAATCGCAATTTGACCTCCACCTTGAAGGCGGGCACAGCCACCACCGCATTTTGCACGCCGCAGACCTCACCGGTAAAGAGATTATGCGTGCCCTCCTCTGCGAGCTTCACAAACAAAAGAACATCGACTACCTTGAAAACTGCTATATCAAGGACTTGATTTGCGAAGGCGATGGCAAGAACAAGCGTTGCGTCGGCGCAAAAATCATCCACCAGAAGACCGGCGAAGTCGAAAGCATCTACGCCAAGGCCACCATCCTTTCGACAGGTGGTGCAGGCCGCATTTGGCAGTACACCGTCTGCCCGCCCGACAGCTGTGGCGACGGCATGGCGATTGCCGCCCGCGCTGGCGCCGCCCTCCAGGATATCGAGTTCATGCAGTTCCACCCGACTAGCTTGTACGCACCGAAGTTCAAGAAGCCGTTCCTCATTTCCGAAGCCGTACGTGGTTTCGGCGGCATCCTCAAGAACGACAAGGGCGAAGAATTCATGAACCAGGTGCACCCGCTGCACTCCCTCGCCCCGCGTGACATCGTCGCTCGCGCTATCCACAGCGAAATGCAGCGTCTCGGCAAGGACCACATGTTCATCGACCTTTCTGGCCGCACGCCAAAGGACATCAAGAGCCACTTCCCGCACATTTATTCTAAGTGCATGGATGCAGGCATCGACATCACGAAGGAATGGATTCCGGTCGTTCCGGCAGCTCACTACATGTGCGGTGGCGTTCTCGTCGACACCTGGTCCCGTACCGAAATCAAGGGACTCTACGCTTGCGGCGAAGTTGCTGCAACGGGCGTCCATGGCGCAAACCGTCTCGCCTCTAACTCGCTTTTGGAAAGCGTTGTTTTTGCCATCCGCGCTGTCGATGATATCGAAAAGAGCGGCATTACTAAGGATAAATTCACTGCACCTAAGTCCAAGAAAGAAACAGTCAGCTTCACAAAGGCTGCCTACTGGAAGAAGCGCAAGAAGATGCTCCAAGACATGATGTGGACGCACTGCGGCATTGTCCGTACCGTCGCTGGCCTCAACCAAGGTCTCAAGGTCATCGAAGAACTCCAGAAGGATGTCGATACCGCCATCAAGAACAAAGAAACAGAAAACTTGCACTACCTTGAATTCCTGAACGCCCTTCAGGTTTCCAAGATGATTCTCATTGCCGCCCTCCGTCGCAAGGAATCTCGCGGGCTCCACTACATCCTCGATTACCCGAATCAGGACCCGAAGACAAAGCACCAGAGCATTTACTTGAGCGACAAGAAATAA
- a CDS encoding DUF5662 family protein: MFHPIRHFITITKHRNEVIRLCIKAGIGLQGLFHDLSKYSPTEFIPGAKYYTGKESPNNGERRETGYSLAWMHHKGRNKHHFEFWYDYDMKTKKIVPMDMPDRYIKEMFCDRVAASKTYNKETYTQESPLLYLTKSTAHEKMTETTYKKLLFLLKKLATDGEKETLRFMRHCKELPTE, translated from the coding sequence ATGTTCCATCCGATTCGTCATTTCATTACGATTACTAAGCACAGGAACGAAGTGATTCGGCTTTGCATCAAGGCCGGTATCGGTTTGCAGGGGCTGTTCCACGATTTGTCGAAGTACAGCCCTACCGAATTTATTCCAGGCGCAAAATATTACACGGGCAAGGAATCGCCGAACAATGGCGAACGCCGCGAAACAGGCTACAGTCTTGCATGGATGCACCACAAGGGGCGCAACAAGCACCACTTTGAATTCTGGTACGATTACGACATGAAGACAAAGAAAATCGTGCCGATGGACATGCCGGACCGCTACATCAAGGAAATGTTCTGCGACCGCGTGGCCGCCTCCAAGACGTACAACAAAGAAACTTATACGCAAGAATCGCCGCTCCTGTATTTGACCAAGAGTACTGCGCACGAGAAGATGACGGAAACGACTTACAAGAAGTTGCTGTTTTTGCTCAAGAAGCTTGCGACGGATGGCGAAAAAGAAACGCTTAGGTTCATGCGGCATTGCAAGGAACTGCCGACTGAGTAA
- a CDS encoding serine/threonine protein kinase gives MEEVKATQSRKKVKDQLPSKIGGYKPIQALNSGAMGSLWLCRDPSLDRLVVAKRLNTNLNQQDIYIKRFLQEGSILAHLNHPSIIQPYALWKDSDGNYTMSMEYVQGSSLKDLLLKNKRPPVWVVETILYELLSALSHAHRNGVTHRDLKPANMMIDKDGRVRLLDFGIAHTDTPLEIGKELTQTGCIIGTAAYMSPEQIMGQKVNYASDLFSVGIIASEMLIGENLFRGKDFEETRENILKMKFKLEVFPNDVPKPLRKFVLKLLNKRASKRPSSACDAANDLANIMKEYPRDMTPYIADWADTVNEDQPVDSVISPKPQKTTFKYGIGFILGVIVTAMAFLAIQLAV, from the coding sequence ATGGAAGAGGTCAAGGCAACACAGTCCAGGAAGAAAGTTAAAGATCAGCTTCCGTCTAAAATCGGCGGATACAAGCCAATACAAGCTCTCAACAGCGGAGCCATGGGTAGCCTGTGGCTTTGCAGGGACCCGTCTCTCGACAGGCTCGTCGTTGCCAAAAGACTCAATACAAACTTGAACCAGCAGGACATCTACATCAAGAGATTCCTGCAAGAAGGGAGCATCCTCGCCCACCTGAACCATCCAAGCATCATCCAGCCGTACGCCCTCTGGAAGGATAGCGACGGCAACTACACGATGTCGATGGAATACGTACAAGGTTCAAGCCTCAAGGATTTACTGCTGAAAAACAAGCGACCGCCCGTCTGGGTTGTCGAGACCATTTTGTACGAGCTCTTGAGCGCACTTAGCCACGCCCACAGAAACGGCGTGACCCACCGCGACTTGAAACCAGCAAATATGATGATTGACAAGGACGGACGAGTACGCCTCCTCGACTTTGGCATTGCGCATACAGATACCCCGCTCGAAATCGGCAAGGAACTGACGCAAACTGGTTGCATCATCGGGACTGCCGCCTACATGAGCCCAGAACAAATCATGGGTCAAAAAGTCAATTACGCAAGCGACCTCTTTAGCGTAGGCATCATCGCAAGCGAAATGCTTATTGGCGAAAACCTTTTCCGCGGCAAGGACTTCGAAGAGACTCGCGAAAACATCCTCAAGATGAAGTTCAAGCTCGAAGTATTCCCGAACGATGTTCCAAAGCCGCTCCGCAAGTTCGTGCTGAAACTTCTCAACAAACGAGCCAGCAAACGCCCCTCTTCGGCATGCGACGCCGCTAATGACCTCGCCAACATCATGAAGGAATACCCGCGCGACATGACACCATACATTGCCGACTGGGCAGACACAGTAAACGAAGACCAACCCGTCGATTCAGTCATATCGCCCAAGCCACAAAAAACTACATTTAAGTATGGAATAGGATTTATACTTGGAGTGATAGTAACTGCAATGGCGTTTCTCGCTATTCAGTTAGCGGTTTAA
- a CDS encoding peptidylprolyl isomerase translates to MLTWINEKAKWVIVIFAAGIAIGLLAMDRVPDQGRSYPIGVVNDTKISYTDFDSRVKMIVQNQYQNQHLDDEQYSQLRAQVFSSFVRQALFGEQFEKAELRASVAELKNEFKRNSDAVRARLVQEAQARLYAIQQQASSQEDLIQRTQAFIGTLPKFLTDTTFNKADYDAWIETPAAYRWNSMLMLEDEMKNNTIPARQLQTLVNASVHPTSLEAKWAVERRMTDYELQVAVAPSSAFVADSNSVDSVMVAGYYNAHMDSFFVQKDVAQFQYVSLPVEATAGDDASIREYAMTLYYQLTDSSSTTTFEDMARVSSEDPGSAEKGGVLSEDFVGRGTYVKPFEDAAFALDSGKISEPVRSQFGYHIIKSYGNVKNAKGEVEKVKVGHILLTVTASSNTIDSLEKILTNIKKDVDAGSDLLTEAQARGLEVKTSEWVSRDGNMAAFGYLKGLASFAWPNENLPKEESEISGVLRNNKWVVIAKKVGDYKAGERSLPLYYNDIKETLLKQKAAKAAESYLNSVAAQVKAWNPADTTTKIEKVELETKNASVDGFVPGFGYGTAQIARVVGKAKVGEWTAPVVAENGAVMVKVVSKKTPKVEEVEEAIKQDVDNSYRFGVMTAFNDYVSSLEASTQVQSNLDLFYRD, encoded by the coding sequence ATGTTAACGTGGATTAATGAAAAAGCCAAGTGGGTAATTGTGATCTTTGCCGCCGGTATCGCTATCGGTCTTCTCGCCATGGACCGTGTTCCGGACCAGGGACGTAGCTATCCTATCGGCGTTGTCAACGATACCAAGATTTCTTACACGGACTTCGATTCTCGTGTGAAGATGATCGTGCAGAATCAGTACCAGAACCAGCACTTGGATGACGAACAGTACTCTCAGCTCCGTGCTCAGGTGTTCTCAAGCTTCGTTCGTCAGGCTCTCTTTGGCGAACAGTTCGAAAAGGCCGAACTGAGAGCCTCGGTTGCCGAACTCAAAAACGAGTTCAAGCGCAATTCTGACGCCGTTCGTGCTCGCCTGGTCCAGGAAGCTCAGGCTCGCCTCTATGCCATCCAGCAGCAGGCTTCTTCTCAGGAAGACTTGATTCAGCGCACTCAGGCTTTCATCGGTACTCTCCCGAAGTTCCTCACGGACACGACGTTCAACAAGGCTGATTATGATGCATGGATTGAAACTCCGGCTGCCTATCGCTGGAATTCCATGCTTATGCTCGAAGACGAAATGAAGAACAATACCATTCCGGCTCGTCAGCTCCAGACTTTGGTAAATGCTTCGGTCCATCCGACTTCTCTCGAAGCAAAGTGGGCTGTTGAACGTCGCATGACGGATTACGAACTGCAGGTGGCGGTCGCCCCGAGTTCTGCATTTGTTGCTGATAGCAATTCTGTGGATAGCGTTATGGTTGCTGGTTACTACAACGCCCACATGGACAGCTTCTTTGTCCAGAAGGATGTTGCTCAGTTCCAGTACGTATCTCTCCCGGTTGAAGCTACAGCAGGTGACGATGCTAGCATCCGCGAATATGCAATGACGCTTTACTACCAGCTCACCGACTCCTCTTCTACGACGACGTTTGAAGACATGGCTCGCGTTTCTTCTGAAGATCCGGGTAGTGCCGAAAAGGGCGGTGTCTTGAGCGAAGACTTTGTCGGTCGTGGTACTTACGTGAAGCCGTTCGAAGACGCTGCATTTGCTCTTGACTCTGGCAAGATTTCAGAACCGGTCCGTTCTCAGTTCGGTTATCACATCATCAAGTCTTACGGTAACGTGAAGAACGCCAAGGGTGAAGTCGAAAAGGTCAAGGTTGGCCACATCCTCCTCACTGTTACAGCTTCATCCAATACGATTGATAGCCTCGAAAAGATTCTCACCAACATCAAGAAGGATGTCGATGCCGGTTCTGACTTGCTCACGGAAGCTCAGGCTCGCGGTCTCGAAGTCAAGACTTCTGAATGGGTTTCTCGTGATGGCAATATGGCTGCCTTTGGTTACCTCAAGGGTCTTGCTTCTTTCGCTTGGCCGAACGAAAACCTCCCGAAGGAAGAAAGCGAAATTTCTGGCGTGCTCAGAAACAACAAATGGGTCGTGATTGCCAAGAAGGTGGGTGATTACAAGGCTGGCGAACGCAGTCTCCCGCTTTACTACAATGACATTAAGGAAACTCTCCTCAAGCAGAAGGCTGCCAAGGCTGCTGAAAGCTACTTGAATTCTGTTGCCGCTCAGGTCAAGGCCTGGAATCCGGCTGACACCACAACCAAGATTGAAAAGGTCGAACTCGAAACCAAGAACGCTTCTGTTGATGGTTTTGTTCCTGGCTTTGGCTATGGCACTGCTCAGATTGCACGCGTTGTAGGGAAGGCTAAGGTCGGTGAATGGACCGCTCCGGTTGTTGCTGAAAACGGCGCCGTGATGGTCAAGGTCGTTTCCAAGAAGACTCCGAAGGTTGAAGAAGTTGAAGAAGCCATCAAGCAGGATGTAGACAACTCCTACCGCTTTGGTGTGATGACTGCTTTCAACGACTATGTGTCTTCTCTCGAAGCATCTACACAGGTACAGAGCAACCTCGATCTCTTCTATAGAGACTAG
- a CDS encoding CvpA family protein: MNWIDIACAACLLVFSVLGLWRGLLSSVFKLCGWVAAILGAYFAQDLLGDFFIRNFAFGDFAAHLICTCIGFLVPFLLFSFIGHIVGDSIKNTIVGKTNRILGLLFGVLKASLICFVLLTVLHLLPVEGSLKAMRNDAVSYSIYKSSIEAMGYSSDEVNLRKMAKEKASELTKTITDKTIDKAKDTAEEAADSAKAAVKNAADSVANKVSETAEKAKDAAIAAKDAAKDAAIKAFENDKSNAPKDTSKVKTNSK; encoded by the coding sequence ATGAATTGGATTGATATAGCATGCGCCGCGTGCTTACTGGTGTTCAGCGTCCTTGGTCTGTGGCGCGGACTTTTGAGCAGCGTGTTCAAGCTCTGCGGATGGGTTGCCGCCATTTTGGGAGCGTACTTCGCCCAAGACCTTTTAGGTGATTTTTTTATCAGAAATTTCGCTTTCGGTGATTTTGCGGCACACCTCATTTGTACCTGCATCGGTTTTTTGGTACCGTTTCTTCTATTCTCGTTCATCGGACACATCGTCGGTGATTCCATCAAGAACACTATTGTCGGCAAGACAAACCGCATTCTAGGGCTGTTGTTCGGAGTTCTCAAAGCTTCACTTATCTGTTTCGTGCTGCTCACAGTCCTGCACTTGCTCCCCGTTGAAGGGTCCCTTAAAGCAATGCGCAACGACGCCGTTTCATACAGCATATACAAGTCTTCAATCGAAGCCATGGGGTACTCCTCTGACGAAGTGAACCTTCGCAAGATGGCCAAGGAAAAAGCAAGCGAGCTTACCAAGACAATCACAGACAAGACAATCGACAAAGCCAAAGACACGGCAGAAGAAGCTGCGGATAGCGCTAAGGCAGCAGTCAAGAATGCCGCAGATAGCGTTGCAAACAAAGTTAGTGAAACTGCCGAAAAAGCAAAAGATGCAGCCATCGCCGCTAAAGACGCTGCCAAAGACGCCGCCATCAAGGCTTTTGAAAACGACAAGTCAAACGCCCCCAAAGATACAAGTAAAGTAAAAACTAATTCTAAATAA
- a CDS encoding OmpA family protein has protein sequence MRMIPRIALSAMVAVSFASAGKLAPNKTHAVLNVTYTNEENVPHAKKKLTFVGQNKGKKVVITTDVYGEASFHIPREDSYTILCESLTGPFECGETPYVSRTASTGGISVVFDDTRSELTGVTFKAGSAELVPSSLKTLNAAIAGLKRNPKAKIEVEGHTSSDGSAELNQQLSEDRANSVRNYMIEQGIDANRVTAVGYGPSRPKGDNSTEAGRRANRRIELKVLNADEVNF, from the coding sequence ATGAGAATGATTCCCCGCATCGCCCTTTCGGCTATGGTGGCCGTTTCTTTTGCATCTGCCGGCAAACTTGCACCGAACAAGACGCACGCCGTGCTGAACGTGACTTACACGAACGAAGAAAACGTTCCGCATGCCAAGAAAAAGCTCACGTTTGTGGGGCAGAACAAGGGAAAAAAGGTGGTCATCACGACGGACGTGTATGGTGAAGCTAGCTTCCATATCCCGCGTGAAGATTCCTACACGATTCTCTGCGAAAGCTTGACGGGACCGTTCGAATGCGGCGAAACTCCGTATGTTTCCCGCACGGCAAGCACGGGTGGAATTTCGGTCGTTTTTGACGATACTCGTTCCGAACTTACGGGCGTGACGTTTAAGGCGGGCAGTGCGGAACTTGTGCCGAGCTCCTTGAAGACTCTCAATGCCGCGATTGCAGGGCTCAAGCGCAATCCGAAGGCCAAGATTGAAGTGGAAGGCCATACAAGTAGCGATGGCTCCGCAGAACTCAACCAGCAGCTTTCTGAAGATCGCGCAAACAGTGTCCGCAATTACATGATTGAACAGGGCATTGACGCCAACCGCGTGACTGCTGTGGGCTACGGCCCGAGCCGCCCGAAGGGTGATAATTCGACGGAAGCGGGTCGCCGCGCCAACCGTCGTATTGAGCTTAAAGTGCTCAACGCCGACGAAGTGAATTTCTAA
- a CDS encoding alpha/beta hydrolase: protein MKKLVIYVHGKSGNADEANHYKTLFPDFDVVGFDYKAETPWDAKQEFSAYFDSVTADYDDVVLIANSIGAFFSMNALGEKRIKQALFISPMVNLEKLICNMMLWANVSEDELREKGEIATNFGETLSWKYLCYVRENPIKWNISTHILYGSNDNLTDLETMRDFAEKVGATLTIMQGGEHWFHTDEQMDFLDRWIEKCQNKH from the coding sequence ATGAAAAAGCTTGTTATTTACGTTCATGGGAAAAGCGGCAATGCCGACGAGGCCAATCATTACAAGACCCTTTTTCCAGATTTTGATGTCGTCGGTTTTGATTACAAGGCAGAAACCCCGTGGGATGCCAAGCAGGAATTCTCTGCCTATTTTGATTCGGTTACTGCAGACTACGACGATGTCGTGCTTATCGCAAATAGCATTGGCGCGTTCTTCTCGATGAACGCTTTGGGCGAAAAACGCATCAAGCAGGCGCTCTTCATTTCGCCGATGGTGAACTTGGAAAAGCTCATTTGCAATATGATGCTTTGGGCGAACGTCTCCGAAGATGAACTCCGCGAAAAAGGTGAAATTGCGACGAACTTTGGCGAGACGCTTTCCTGGAAATACCTTTGCTACGTGCGAGAAAATCCCATCAAATGGAATATCTCGACGCATATTTTGTACGGCTCCAATGACAATTTGACCGATCTCGAAACGATGCGAGATTTTGCTGAAAAAGTGGGTGCAACGCTTACGATTATGCAAGGTGGCGAACATTGGTTCCATACTGACGAACAGATGGATTTTTTAGACAGGTGGATTGAAAAATGTCAGAACAAACATTAA
- a CDS encoding CvfB family protein — translation MELGRINRARVESITPQGYYLELETGGSVLLPGNRNKFTLVEGEIIDVFVYTDSEDRPIATLDKPLAQVGEFAVLTVKEVNRVGAFLDWGLNKDLFLPFKQQLGELQKGDRCVVFVLEDEKSGRIIATEKIKSFIDPDTNDLHIGQRVELAAYEVTPDYVDCLVDYRYTGRLMVTPGMERIYIGDTMPGFIQRFTSDGKITLNLTPIGYKGVMKSESPNAIMQKLEAAGGFLPYGDHTDPETIRREFGMSKKTFKKIIGTLFREEKIVIEEDGIRAV, via the coding sequence ATGGAACTTGGAAGAATTAACCGCGCACGCGTCGAATCTATCACGCCACAGGGTTATTACCTGGAACTCGAAACTGGCGGAAGCGTGCTACTCCCTGGCAACCGCAACAAATTCACACTTGTCGAAGGCGAAATCATTGACGTGTTCGTTTACACGGATTCCGAAGACCGCCCGATTGCAACGCTTGACAAGCCGCTCGCCCAGGTAGGCGAATTTGCTGTACTCACCGTCAAGGAAGTCAACCGCGTTGGCGCATTCTTGGATTGGGGTCTCAACAAGGACTTGTTCCTCCCCTTCAAGCAGCAACTTGGCGAATTGCAGAAAGGCGACCGTTGCGTAGTCTTTGTACTCGAAGACGAAAAGAGCGGACGCATCATCGCCACCGAAAAAATCAAGAGCTTTATCGATCCGGACACGAACGACTTGCATATCGGCCAGCGCGTAGAACTCGCCGCTTACGAAGTCACGCCCGACTACGTCGATTGCCTCGTGGATTACCGCTACACAGGCCGCCTCATGGTGACGCCAGGCATGGAACGCATCTACATCGGTGATACGATGCCCGGATTCATCCAGCGTTTCACGAGCGACGGAAAGATTACGCTCAACTTGACGCCGATCGGTTACAAGGGAGTGATGAAGAGCGAAAGCCCCAATGCGATCATGCAAAAGCTCGAAGCTGCGGGCGGATTCCTCCCCTACGGCGACCACACCGACCCGGAAACGATTCGTCGCGAATTCGGCATGTCCAAGAAGACGTTCAAGAAAATTATCGGGACGCTTTTCCGCGAAGAAAAAATCGTGATTGAAGAAGACGGAATCCGCGCAGTTTAA